GCTCCAGCTGGACCCCGACATGGTCCTGGACTTCGCCCGTCACTTCGAGGCCCGTTACAACCGCGCCTACCGCTGGGACCTGTGGGGCGCCGCCTGGGTGTTGCTGGACGGGGCCAGCGACGACGCGTTCGACTTCTTCCGCTGCTGGCTGATCGGCCAGGGCCGGGAGGTCTACGAGGGCGCCGTGCACGAGCCGGACTCGCTGGCCGAGCTGCTGGGCGAGTTCGACGAGGAGATCGACGGCGACGGCGAGGAGCTGGGCTATGCGGCGGACGAGGCCTACGAGCAGCTGACCGGCACCGTCGCACCGGACCTGGGCATCGCCCCGGCGCCCGCCGAGCCCGAGGGCACGCCGGTGGACTTCGAGAACGAGCGGGCTCTCGCCGAACGGTTTCCGCGGCTGTGGGACCGCTTCCGGGAATAGCCAGCCCCGGCTCAGCCGGCCGTGCGCCCGCGGGTGGCGTCGGCCGGCCGACAGGCCTGGCCCTGTTCGGCCCGCACCGCGTGATGCAGCGGCGCGGCGTTGGCCTGGCCGAGGGCGGACGCGGTGGCCGCGGCCGGGCCGAGGACGACGGTGGCGGCCGCGCAGAGCGCCGCCCACGGGCCGCGCGTGGCCGGTGCCCGGCGGGTCCGTTCCGTGGTCCCGGCCTGCGTACGAGCGCTGTGCATGAGCCCCACCTCCGTGATCACCTCTGGTCGGCTGGTGTCGTCCCCGACCGTACGGCGCGGGGCTCGGAGGAGGCTGCGAGGTGTCTAGGGGGTTCCTGTGAGCGGCGCGGGGGCCGTCCGGCCCGGGAGAACGGGGGCGGTCCAGCCAGGGAAAGCGGGCCCGGCCCGGCCCGGGAGAACGGGAATGATCCGGCTGGGGAGAGCCGGGGTGGTGCGGCCCTGGAGTCGGGCGGCGTGCTCCCTGATCTCGGGGAGGCGGGCGGTGAGGGCGGCGCCGGGACAGTTGGTCATGAAGCCGTCCTTGTGGCCGGCCAGTGCGGGCAGGGTGACGGAGGCGCCGGCCTTGAAGCGGCTCTGGCTGTTGCTGGAGACCAGGCGGACGGTCTCACGCGGGTCGATGTCGGCGAGGCCCAGCTTCCAGGCGGCCAGGGCGGCGATCGCGTCGGTCATGGCCTTGGGCACGGGGACCCCGGCGGTGAAGGTGCCGATCGCGGCGATACCGGCGGTGCGATGGTTGAAGCCCAGGGTGTGGGCG
The genomic region above belongs to Streptomyces sp. CG1 and contains:
- a CDS encoding DUF4240 domain-containing protein, with product MDETEFWELIDAARESAGGDPEEQADVLVDRLLQLDPDMVLDFARHFEARYNRAYRWDLWGAAWVLLDGASDDAFDFFRCWLIGQGREVYEGAVHEPDSLAELLGEFDEEIDGDGEELGYAADEAYEQLTGTVAPDLGIAPAPAEPEGTPVDFENERALAERFPRLWDRFRE
- a CDS encoding peptidoglycan recognition protein; translation: MPHPLLVLLGCLPGLVAVVALTLSARGEEQTTVAGLDGDPPVPARAPAGHRAARPHIVPRSVWLGTAGRAQPPPRYDDKVVAVFLHHTDSPGGYDCADVPNIIRRLYAGQIGDRRWDDIGYNFLVDRCGTIYEGRAGGAERAVVGAHTLGFNHRTAGIAAIGTFTAGVPVPKAMTDAIAALAAWKLGLADIDPRETVRLVSSNSQSRFKAGASVTLPALAGHKDGFMTNCPGAALTARLPEIREHAARLQGRTTPALPSRIIPVLPGRAGPAFPGWTAPVLPGRTAPAPLTGTP